TGCCCCATACGCACACGCAGCAGTATGTCGGGGTCAGCCTCGCGGCTGGCGGCGGCCTCGGCCTGCTGCCACAGCCGTTCCGCCGCGGCTAGCGGCTGGAAACGCAGATGCGGCGGGTCGTTGCCCAGATAACACCGCAAGTTGAACCCCTTGGAGGCATCGTGCATCAGAACAAGGTAACGTCCAAGAAGCCCGCCTGCCCGCTTGCCGTAATAGCCTTCCAGAAACTCCTTGATCAGCGCCCGCTCATCCTGCCGCGGGTTCCAGAGCAGTTGCGCCAGCACCCACCCCCGCAACTCCGCCATCTCCGACCCGTACCCCTGGTAGGCACCCTGCTCAAAGAGACCCTTGACGTTGTATGCCTCGAACAGCCGCACGTTCGCCCCCAGCACAAACCAGTTCGGATGCGGCAACACGTAGTGGCTGAAATCCGTGGTGTAGTCCCAAACATACAGCCGTCGGCAAATTTTCGACCATCCCTCCAGGTCCGCCAGGAACGCCGCATTCGAAGCATGATCCAGCGGCTCCCGGAAATTGCACTCGATGGAGCACAGCCGCACTATCACGTTCGGCCGCGGCTGGATGGTCTTGGGCGGCTTGCGCGTGTATTGGTAGGCAAACGTGTCCACCGCCACGTGCGGAAACTCCGGCTCGATTCGCTCCGCAACGTAGTTGACGAACGCCAGCATGCTCCCCGACGGGCTGCCTTGCGCCTCGTCAATCGCCGTGCAACTGGCGCACTCGCACGCGCCGTGGCAGTCGTTTTGCGTCACCGAGATAATCTGAGCTTCGGGCGCCTCGCGCAGCCATTCCTTCACCCGGCTCACCACAAAGTCCCGCAGCTCCGGGTTCGACAAGCAAAGTTGCGCGTGCTCATGCGTGCGCTTGCCCTTGATGAGGCTGTACCATTCGGGATGCGCGGCGAAATGCTTGTCGGGCGGCACCAGCGGATAAAACGTGTGACAGAACCCCTTATACAGGATGCATCCGCCCAATTCCGCGGGTATCCGGCGGTTCTCGCCGTTGGCACCGTTGCGCACCTTCCACTGCGGTTCGAATCCCGCGTACCAGAAAGGCTCGCGATACTCGAATGGCGGCCGGTAACGCACGTCCAAATCCGGCACACGCAGGCTCCGACGCGCGGGAATGCTGGCCGCCCAGGGCATCCACCATCGGGCTCCGCACTGCTCCTGCAGGAAGCGGTTCACCGCGTAAACCGTCCCGCGCGGCCGGCCGCCTGCCAGCAACAACCGGTTCCCCTTGACCTTCATTGCCAATTCCTCGGCACCCAGCTTATCCAGCGCGACTTCCGGGAAGAGCGCCCGCGCCGCCACCCCGGGCCCCACAATGATCGCCCGCTCGGGCGCGCTGCCGTCCGCTGCCGTCTGCACCTCGAACGTTGCCCCGGTAATCTTCTCCAGCGTCCCGGTCAGCTCGCGCACTGCGTTGGACTCGGCGATCGTCGCACCCGGCTGCTGCACGATCACGCATTGCGCCTTTCCCCCCTTCGCAATGCTGAATGCCGCCCGCGCGGGTACGGCCGGCACAAGCATTAGGACCGACACCAAGCCAGGCAACACCGTTTGCGCGAGATTCCTGCGCTGTTGAGGATAAATCTTCATGCGCCACAGGCTCTCATTCCCAGCCCAACCCGCAATCCAAAACATCCATCAGTTGGACTGCGGCGACGAAGCGCGGCGCCAGCTTCGGTGATCAGCAGCGGCGGTGGGCTGCCTTGCGAGCGTGGGCCACTACGGCATCGGCCTGCTCCGCCGAATCTGCTTCTGCCCAGATGAAAAGGCGGTTCGGGTCGAGCGCGCCGCACAGGATGTCCAGTTCGCTCCGCAGATCCAGGTCCCCACCGTGCGATCCGCCGTAGTAAAGCTGGACGGACTTGCCTGCGGCTTGAATCTGTCGCAGCAGTTCGAGCCACTGCGACGGCGGCCTCTGACCGGCACCCTGGATCCACTGGATGCAGTGCAGCCGTTCCAGCCGCAACAGCCATGGCACATGCCGCACGGCGCCGGGGCCATCCAGGTGATAGATTGTCCAGTCCACGTAGTCGCAGCACTCCCGGTTGTCCGCCCCACAAAACTCCTCAAACATCTGCGGGCTGATCATGCAGGTGAAATCATTCTGGCCGATGCACAAGAAGCGCTCACGGCTCCAGCCCATCGTCCAGTTTGTGGTGCCCTGCCCGGCTGGCAGGACAACGTTCGAGACCTCATCCACCACCCATTTCCACAGCGCGGTCATCTGCCGCATTGCCCGGTGAACCGCCGCCGGCGTTTCCACCAGGTCCATCGCCAGCCGGTCCCGTCCGCGAATGGCGCTCAGCGCGTCCACCCCCGAGTGCAGATCGGGATAGCCTGTCACCCACTTGTCCTGGCCCGCGCGCACCGATTCCCGAAGGATGTCCAGGTAAAGCCTCCACCAGCGGTTGTCCGGAGCAATGCGAAACTCCGGGTAATCGCTCCAATCCTGGACAAAGGGTTCAGCCCACGAGGTGAAATCACGCGGCTTAAGCGCCAGTTGCGCGCCCAACCATGCCGCGAACTGATCCGGCCCAAGCCAGGGACAAAACACCGGCAGCGCATCGCCGGCGAAATGAGTTCGCGCCAAACACGCGTCCGTTGCGGCGATCACGAAATCCACGTTCGTCCACAACTCTTCCTCGCTCGCCGGTTCGGGTATGACCCGCCCCGGTTTCGCGTTGGCAGCGGTCACCCACATCAAGGGCCCCTCCTCCAACTCAGCACGCCAGAACGCCTCGTGGCGAGCCAGCGCCCGGTCCAGCCGCTTCTCCTCAATCCAGATGGTTCTCATCCAGAAACATGCCGATGTGAAGACTCAGTGCGGTTTCTTCTGAAGTCCAGGAGCCGCGATGCCGGCGGTCTGCAGGGCCCTCAGGCCCCGGGCCATAGCGTCCACGACAAAGTCTACAACTTCATGGCCCGCAACGAGCGGCAGCTTGGTGAGGACGCTGGGCGGGCAATCCGCCTTGTAGGTCTGCGCGCTGACATCCAGGCCCCACTCGACCAGCATCCTGGCAAACTCAACCGCGGTGTGAGTCTCCCGAAACCGGAGGCAGCCCAGGTGCCGCGAGCCGTCCACGCCCGCGATGAGCTTCGGAAATTCGCCCGCCAAATCCTGCAGCCGGGCGGCATAGTGGTCCCCAATGTCCCGAGTCGCCTCCCGGTTGGCAGACGCCCAGCGCATCGTGATCAGGTAGGCCAGGGCCGCAAGTTCCTCCTGTCCGTTGGTGACCAACGCCCCAAACTGCGGCAAGCAGTCAAAGGCGGCGCTGAAGAGCAGGCGCGAGGCCGCATATTCGCCACCGGGAAAGCCTTTGCCGATGGCCACGAAGGAGGGACGCAGCCCGTTTTCGCGATGGAGGAACAAACCCGGGGCCCAGAGGCAGGATTGGATTTCGTCCACCACCGCCGGCACGTCATGCAGGCGGCACAGCTCGTAAGCCCGTTGAAGGAACGCCGGCGAGAGCACGCGGCCGCCATAGTTCATCATCACGATCTCATGGAAGAAGCCGGCGACTTTGAGGCTGCCTTGCTCGTGATTGGCGAAGGCCGCCTCCAAATCCGCGATTGAATTGGGCCGGACGGCCACGACGCGAAATCCGCGATCACGGGCGGCCTCGCACAGCTCCGGCCACATGCCGCGCATGACCTGCG
The Candidatus Paceibacterota bacterium DNA segment above includes these coding regions:
- a CDS encoding DUF4838 domain-containing protein, which gives rise to MKIYPQQRRNLAQTVLPGLVSVLMLVPAVPARAAFSIAKGGKAQCVIVQQPGATIAESNAVRELTGTLEKITGATFEVQTAADGSAPERAIIVGPGVAARALFPEVALDKLGAEELAMKVKGNRLLLAGGRPRGTVYAVNRFLQEQCGARWWMPWAASIPARRSLRVPDLDVRYRPPFEYREPFWYAGFEPQWKVRNGANGENRRIPAELGGCILYKGFCHTFYPLVPPDKHFAAHPEWYSLIKGKRTHEHAQLCLSNPELRDFVVSRVKEWLREAPEAQIISVTQNDCHGACECASCTAIDEAQGSPSGSMLAFVNYVAERIEPEFPHVAVDTFAYQYTRKPPKTIQPRPNVIVRLCSIECNFREPLDHASNAAFLADLEGWSKICRRLYVWDYTTDFSHYVLPHPNWFVLGANVRLFEAYNVKGLFEQGAYQGYGSEMAELRGWVLAQLLWNPRQDERALIKEFLEGYYGKRAGGLLGRYLVLMHDASKGFNLRCYLGNDPPHLRFQPLAAAERLWQQAEAAASREADPDILLRVRMGHLPVRFACLERWTSLRRECWEQNGTWPWPRSRKAAAEEFRRVCAGVPGKDWTVVKVLNEPGLQVDTFLQGVAADVPDANGPPPPKRLLRAPPPEDLRGMKLRHCVDLQDNVAGLHKPGEFAEIRPDAAASDRRAAWMPGKHKEWAFRIPGKALPLKARTGKWKVYAVVRVEREPGVTSHGIAFGAGVYDNQTRTYPADLKVLLNETVAGYRSYLVGTVENNVNRDIWVAPAGNKAVKAIYVDRIFLTPE
- a CDS encoding aminotransferase class III-fold pyridoxal phosphate-dependent enzyme translates to MSQPLASLGELSARRSFVPVSMSLADLCGEEYVRAICANHAALTGDAPAAAVESAFKRIEFFPPAFERRLLQLLPKVGHKVGTRLAHTPGGASTREFEAHSRLNMAPTGVLGYFRIGEDGQLYLTAKCEHYHAPLGHLFPGYALLDRARRLGITNATHNNTRGFITRRLEEELIASVNGLAPGDNAALKPVLASNGPDVLNRVLNLETGSLAVEAALKMVLARFYRPEPTMPPPGYHGRIPVLLVVGDDDGGLRANYHGTTMLTQVMRGMWPELCEAARDRGFRVVAVRPNSIADLEAAFANHEQGSLKVAGFFHEIVMMNYGGRVLSPAFLQRAYELCRLHDVPAVVDEIQSCLWAPGLFLHRENGLRPSFVAIGKGFPGGEYAASRLLFSAAFDCLPQFGALVTNGQEELAALAYLITMRWASANREATRDIGDHYAARLQDLAGEFPKLIAGVDGSRHLGCLRFRETHTAVEFARMLVEWGLDVSAQTYKADCPPSVLTKLPLVAGHEVVDFVVDAMARGLRALQTAGIAAPGLQKKPH